A genomic region of Parus major isolate Abel chromosome 14, Parus_major1.1, whole genome shotgun sequence contains the following coding sequences:
- the NDE1 gene encoding nuclear distribution protein nudE homolog 1, whose product MEDSEGHHFSSVEEETKYWKELAMKYKQCAENTQEELREFQEGSREYEAELETQLQQTESRNRDLLSENNRLRMELESVKEKIEMQHSEGYRQISALEDDLAQTRAIKEQLQKYIRELEQENDDLERAKRATIMSLEDFEQRLNQAIERNAFLESELDEKENLLESVQRLKDEARDLRQELAVQQKQEKPKTPMRAPLEAERTDTAVQASLSVPSTPAMRRTPISIPTPGTFRRGLEDSYGATPLTPAARISALNIVGDLLRKVGALESKLASCRNFVYDQSPNRPSMSMYMNRDVLETRLSPHQPVCDTGLVKRLEFGTRTPHVPGPVNHPSQSVVKMLL is encoded by the exons ATGGAAGACTCAGAAGGACATCACTTCAGCTCAGTAGAAGAGGAAACCAAATACTGGAAGGAGTTGGCTATGAAATACAAGCAGTG TGCTGAGAACACACAGGAGGAATTGCGTGAATTCCAAGAGGGGAGCCGAGAGTATGAAGCTGAACTGGAGACTCAGCTGCAGCAAACAGAGTCCAGGAACAGAGACCTCCTGTCAGAAAACAACCGGCTGCGGATGGAGCTGGAGTCAGTGAAG GAAAAGATTGAAATGCAGCATTCAGAAGGATACAGACAAATCTCTGCGCTGGAAGATGACTTGGCACAGACAAGAGCTATTAAAGAGCAGCTTCAGAAATACATTCGAGAACTCGAGCAAGAAAATGATGATTTGGAAAGAGCAAAAAG AGCCACTATAATGTCCCTGGAGGATTTTGAACAGCGTTTAAACCAGGCTAttgaaagaaatgctttcctGGAGAGTGAGCTggatgagaaagaaaaccttcTGGAGTCTGTGCAGCGGCTGAAAGATGAAGCTAGAG ATCTACGACAAGAGCTTgcagtgcagcagaaacaggagaaaCCCAAAACACCGATGAGAGCTCCCCTGGAAGCAGAAAGAACAGACACTGCAGTTCAGGCCTCCTTGTCCGTACCCTCAACGCCCGCAATGCGCCGGACACCCATCAGCATACCCACCCCTGGGACGTTTAGGAGAG GTCTTGAGGACAGTTACGGTGCAACCCCTCTCACACCAGCTGCAAGGATATCTGCACTTAATATTGTGGGAGACTTGCTGCGAAAAGTAGGG GCTTTGGAGTCCAAGCTTGCATCTTGCCGAAACTTTGTGTATGACCAGTCTCCAAACAGACCTTCAATGTCCATGTACATGAACAGAGATGTCCTTGAAACACGCCTGAGTCCTCATCAGCCTGTGTGTGACACAGG GTTGGTGAAGCGCCTGGAGTTTGGAACACGAACTCCACATGTTCCAGGACCTGTGAACCATCCCTCACAAAGTGTTGTCAAGATGCTGCTATGA